The Pieris brassicae chromosome 6, ilPieBrab1.1, whole genome shotgun sequence genome window below encodes:
- the LOC123711111 gene encoding kazal-type serine protease inhibitor domain-containing protein 1-like translates to MKLLIVCVTILGVAKTALAYALCGCQPTSPVCGSDWKTYSSECDMKCDNRYNPNPPVVIYNGPCEDLFQVKPDPFDPYNPPQPCNPLDIFNPCLYLGARKTK, encoded by the exons ATGAAGTTGCTTATTGTTTGTG tAACCATCCTCGGAGTGGCTAAAACTGCCTTGGCATACGCGCTTTGCGGTTGCCAACCAACGTCACCAGTCTGTGGGAGCGACTGGAAAACGTACAGCAGTGAATGCGACATGAAATGCGACAACCGTTACAATCCTAACCCTCCAGTGGTTATATACAATGGCCCGTGTGAAGATCTATTCCAAGTGAAACCGGACCCATTTGACCCATACAATCCGCCCCAACCCTGCAATCCGCTTGACATTTTCAACCCATGCTTATACTTGGGTGCtcgtaaaacaaaatag
- the LOC123711220 gene encoding protein SAND: MASTSKDNMQNICSHDNPEKDLEPGASHDSILNPTDSFEEFATEMNSSLEGRATDVTKKSSTISEIQSEIGECSKALKETKSSENLLNKDEAISSSVSNSNLQEQNGDDTESELDDYLKSPELVNKEKHVFILSSAGKPIYTRYGNEDKLAGLCGVIQALVSVVEEQNRDILRSIITKDCKAVFLVKGPLILVGMSKSNESETQLVLQLTYAFNQIVSVLTLTQLNRIFEQRRNYDLRRLLSGAERLIDNLLIFMEKDPAFLLGAVRCLPLPEKVRENITSAIISTCHKIRDLVFAILIAGNQLITLVRMKKYTLHPSDIHLLFNLVRSSESFKTAESWTPICLPKFDATGFLHGHVSYISEDCQACLLLLTVQRDAFYPLSQAKHTIADKLRRSNCLTAINDALNRNKDLTTTNPLKHIGIPEIRHFMYKCKSTAQLFTSDPISLDRLQDYRQRHKEGGDVVKKKVEKLSDMDYVRNYREFCSKIHCARSPAKLIFRSNSEDTILAWITNGFELYVTFDPLMEKDLAIRAVDRLLRWIKNEEKRIFIMNAPTF, from the exons atGGCGTCAACATCAAAAGATAATATGCAAAACATCTGTAGTCATGATAATCCTGAAAAAGATCTCGAACCAGGTGCATCTCACGACAGCATTTTGAATCCTACGGATTCTTTTGAAGAGTTTGCTACTGAGATGAACTCAAGTCTTGAAGGCAGAGCTACagatgttacaaaaaaatccaGTACAATTAGTGAGATTCAAAGTGAAATTGGTGAATGTTCAAaggcactaaaagaaactAAGTCTAGTGAAAATTTGCTTAATAAAGAT GAAGCCATATCCTCTTCAGTGAGCAATTCAAACTTACAAGAGCAGAATGGTGATGATACAGAAAGTGAATTGGATGACTATTTAAAATCACCAGAACTAGTTAATAAAGagaaacatgtttttattctGAGCTCTGCTGGAAAGCCCATTTATACAAg ataTGGAAATGAAGATAAACTAGCAGGCTTATGTGGAGTAATCCAAGCTTTAGTTAGTGTTGTCGAAGAACAAAATCGAGATATTTTAAGGTCCATCATCACAAAAGACTGTAAGGCAgtgtttttagtaaagggaccACTTATATTAGTAGGCATGTCAAAATCGAATGAGAGTGAAACACAATTAGTTTTACAGTTAAC GTATGCTTTCAACCAAATTGTCTCAGTATTAACGCTAACACAACTAAACCGAATATTCGAGCAGCGTAGAAATTACGATTTACGGCGATTACTGTCTGGTGCTGAGCGTCTTATAGACAATTTACTCATTTTCATGGAGAAAGACCCAGCATTTTTACTTGGAGCTGTCCGATGCTTACCATTGCCAGAGAAAGTTAGAGAAAATATCACAAGTGCTATAATTTCCACATGCCACAAAATAAGAGATTTAGTATTTGCTATACTGATAGCTGGAAatcaattaataacattagtTAGAATGAAAAAGTATACATTACATCCATCTGATATACATTTACTGTTCAATTTGGTGCGGAGTTCTGAGTCATTCAAAACTGCTGAAAGTTGGACGCCAATTTGTTTACCAAAGTTTGATGCAAC GGGATTTCTTCACGGCCATGTATCATACATATCCGAAGACTGTCAAGCCTGTCTATTACTACTTACCGTACAACGTGACGCCTTTTATCCATTGTCACAAGCCAAGCACACTATAGCAGACAAACTAAGACGATCAAACTGCCTTACAGCGATCAATGATGCTTTGAACAGAAATAAAGATCTCACAACCACTAACCCTCTTAAACATATAGGGATTCCAGAAATAAGACACTTTATGTATAAATGCAAATCCACAGCTCAGTTATTCACCTCTGACCCCATAAGTTTGGATCGATTACAAGACTATAGACAGAGGCACAAAGAAGGGGGTGATGTTGTTAAGAAAAAGGTGGAGAAACTATCAGACATGGATTATGTGAGAAATTATAGGGAATTTTGTAGTAAGATACATTGTGCACGATCACCGGCTAAGTTGATTTTCAGGTCCAATTCTGAAGATACCATCTTGGCATGG ataaCAAATGGTTTTGAGCTGTATGTAACATTTGATCCACTTATGGAAAAAGATCTAGCTATTCGGGCTGTGGACAGGCTGTTGAGATGGATcaaaaatgaagaaaaaaggatatttattatgaacgCGCCTACGTTTTAG
- the LOC123711110 gene encoding pre-mRNA-splicing factor 38-like produces the protein MANRTVKDAKSIRGTNPQYLIEKIIRSRIYDSKYWKEECFALTAELLVDKAMELRYVGGVHGGFIYPTPFLCLVLKMLQIQPEKDIVVEFIKNEEFKYVRGLGAFYMRLTGSSVDCYKYLEPLYNDNRKLRRQNRQGQYEIVHMDEFIDELLREERLCDIILPRIQKRHVLEENNELDPKVSALDDDLDEEMPSDEDIVEPETKENRRESDRKDRERRRDRSRDRPKIINDRREKDRKRDRSRSRDRDRRRERERERERERERPRERERDKDRRDRHEPERRRDRGRY, from the exons ATGGCGAATCGAACAGTGAAAGACGCCAAATCAATTCGAGGAACAAATcctcaatatttaattgaaaagatTATTAGATCTCGAATTTACGATTCCAAATATTGGAAAGAAGAATGTTTTGCATTGACAGCCGAATTACTGGTAGACAAAGCCATGGAGTTGCGATATGTCGGCGGGGTTCACGGGGGTTTTATTTATCCCACTCCTTTTCTGTGTTTAGTGctaaaaatgttacaaattCAGCCAGAGAAAGATATTGTcgttgaatttataaaaaacgaaGAATTTAAGTACGTCCGTGGATTGGGTGCCTTTTACATGAGACTTACAGGTTCCTCTGTAGACTGCTACAAGTATCTTGAACCTTTGTATAATGATAATAGGAAATTACGGCGGCAAAATCGTCAAGGACAGTATGAAATAGTCCACATGGATGAATTTATTGACGAGTTATTACGTGAAGAACGCTTGTGTGATATAATTTTACCGAGAATACAAAAAAGACATGTGttagaagaaaataatgaGTTAGATCCTAAGGTTTCAGCATTAGATGACGATTTAGATGAGGAAATGCCTTCAGATGAAGATATTGTAGAGCCAGAAACCAAAGAGAACAGAAGAGAGAGTGATAGGAAGGACAGAGAAAGAAGAAGAGATAG atCGCGCGACCGccctaaaataattaatgaccGACGCGAAAAAGATCGCAAAAGAGATCGTTCAAGAAGTAGAGATCGCGACCGTAGACGTGAAAGAGAACGCGAACGTGAAAGGGAGAGAGAACGACCTAGAGAAAGAGAACGGGATAAAGATAGAAGAGATCGCCATGAACCTGAAAGAAGAAGAGACAGAGGgagatattaa